One Oryza brachyantha chromosome 3, ObraRS2, whole genome shotgun sequence DNA segment encodes these proteins:
- the LOC102715649 gene encoding UDP-galactose/UDP-glucose transporter 2-like isoform X2 — protein MTGAEEQGRRLFGVSLTDRPRWQQFLICSSGFFFGYLVNGICEEYVYNRLQFSFGWYFTFVQGFVYLGLIRLQGFTVKQMVNPWRTYVRLSAVLMGSHGLTKGSLAFLNYPAQIMFKSTKVLPVMIMGAFIPGLRRKYPFHEYVSALMLVIGLILFTLADAQSSPNFSMIGVAMVSGALVMDAFLGNLQEAIFKMNPDTTQMEMLFCSAVVGLPFLVVPMVLTGELTRAWSACSQHMYVYAVLVFEAMATFVGQVSVLSLIALFGAATTAMVTTARKAVTLLLSYLIFTKPLTEQHVTGLLLISMGIVMKLLPENKENGPRRQVRMVQHCDDKQREIREVEEEKAPLV, from the exons ATGACCGGAGCGGAGGAGCAGGGCAGGAGGCTGTTCGGCGTGTCGCTGACAGACAGGCCCAGGTGGCAGCAGTTCTTGATCTGCTCGTCGGGGTTCTTCTTCGGCTACCTCGTCAATGGCATCTGCGAG GAATACGTGTACAACCGGCTTCAATTCAG CTTCGGTTGGTACTTCACATTCGTGCAGGGCTTCGTGTACTTGGGTCTGATTCGTCTGCAGGGATTCACGGTGAAGCAGATGGTGAACCCGTGGAGGACGTATGTGCGGCTCTCGGCTGTGCTCATGGGATCCCATGGCCTCACCAAGGGCTCCCTTGCATTCCTCAACTACCCTGCCCAAATTATGTTCAAATCCACCAAG GTTTTGCCGGTGATGATAATGGGAGCATTTATACCTGgattaagaagaaaatatccGTTCCACGAATATGTATCAGCGTTGATGCTTGTTATCGGCCTCATACTTTTCACGCTTGCGGACGCACAATCATCACCTAATTTCAGCATGATTGGTGTGGCCATGGTTTCTGGAGCACTTGTCATGGATGCATTTCTAGGTAATCTACAAGAAGCCATATTTAAGATGAATCCTGACACCACACAG ATGGAGATGCTGTTCTGCTCAGCTGTTGTTGGTCTACCTTTCTTAGTGGTGCCAATGGTGTTAACAGGGGAGCTGACGAGGGCCTGGAGTGCATGTTCCCAG CACATGTACGTGTACGCCGTGCTAGTGTTCGAGGCGATGGCCACGTTCGTCGGGCAGGTGTCGGTGCTCTCCCTCATCGCGCTCTTCGgcgccgcgacgacggctaTG GTGACGACAGCGAGGAAGGCGGTGACCCTGCTGCTGTCCTACCTGATATTCACCAAGCCATTGACGGAGCAGCACGTCACGGGGCTGCTGCTGATCTCCATGGGCATCGTGATGAAGCTACTGCCGGAGAACAAGGAGAACGGCCCGCGCAGACAGGTGAGGATGGTGCAGCATTGTGACGACAAGCAGCGGGAGATCAGAGAAGTAGAAGAGGAGAAAGCTCCCCTGGTATGA
- the LOC102715649 gene encoding UDP-galactose/UDP-glucose transporter 2-like isoform X1, whose amino-acid sequence MLTRFASKINQYTPPSSSFAPRTVCVREAAMTGAEEQGRRLFGVSLTDRPRWQQFLICSSGFFFGYLVNGICEEYVYNRLQFSFGWYFTFVQGFVYLGLIRLQGFTVKQMVNPWRTYVRLSAVLMGSHGLTKGSLAFLNYPAQIMFKSTKVLPVMIMGAFIPGLRRKYPFHEYVSALMLVIGLILFTLADAQSSPNFSMIGVAMVSGALVMDAFLGNLQEAIFKMNPDTTQMEMLFCSAVVGLPFLVVPMVLTGELTRAWSACSQHMYVYAVLVFEAMATFVGQVSVLSLIALFGAATTAMVTTARKAVTLLLSYLIFTKPLTEQHVTGLLLISMGIVMKLLPENKENGPRRQVRMVQHCDDKQREIREVEEEKAPLV is encoded by the exons ATGCTCACGCGATTCGCGTCCAAAATTAATCAGTACACTCCTCCGTCTTCCTCCTTTGCCCCGAGGACCG TGTGCGTGAGAGAGGCGGCCATGACCGGAGCGGAGGAGCAGGGCAGGAGGCTGTTCGGCGTGTCGCTGACAGACAGGCCCAGGTGGCAGCAGTTCTTGATCTGCTCGTCGGGGTTCTTCTTCGGCTACCTCGTCAATGGCATCTGCGAG GAATACGTGTACAACCGGCTTCAATTCAG CTTCGGTTGGTACTTCACATTCGTGCAGGGCTTCGTGTACTTGGGTCTGATTCGTCTGCAGGGATTCACGGTGAAGCAGATGGTGAACCCGTGGAGGACGTATGTGCGGCTCTCGGCTGTGCTCATGGGATCCCATGGCCTCACCAAGGGCTCCCTTGCATTCCTCAACTACCCTGCCCAAATTATGTTCAAATCCACCAAG GTTTTGCCGGTGATGATAATGGGAGCATTTATACCTGgattaagaagaaaatatccGTTCCACGAATATGTATCAGCGTTGATGCTTGTTATCGGCCTCATACTTTTCACGCTTGCGGACGCACAATCATCACCTAATTTCAGCATGATTGGTGTGGCCATGGTTTCTGGAGCACTTGTCATGGATGCATTTCTAGGTAATCTACAAGAAGCCATATTTAAGATGAATCCTGACACCACACAG ATGGAGATGCTGTTCTGCTCAGCTGTTGTTGGTCTACCTTTCTTAGTGGTGCCAATGGTGTTAACAGGGGAGCTGACGAGGGCCTGGAGTGCATGTTCCCAG CACATGTACGTGTACGCCGTGCTAGTGTTCGAGGCGATGGCCACGTTCGTCGGGCAGGTGTCGGTGCTCTCCCTCATCGCGCTCTTCGgcgccgcgacgacggctaTG GTGACGACAGCGAGGAAGGCGGTGACCCTGCTGCTGTCCTACCTGATATTCACCAAGCCATTGACGGAGCAGCACGTCACGGGGCTGCTGCTGATCTCCATGGGCATCGTGATGAAGCTACTGCCGGAGAACAAGGAGAACGGCCCGCGCAGACAGGTGAGGATGGTGCAGCATTGTGACGACAAGCAGCGGGAGATCAGAGAAGTAGAAGAGGAGAAAGCTCCCCTGGTATGA
- the LOC102714719 gene encoding uncharacterized protein LOC102714719: MAVAAAARTRMTPLTLRDFLEQSSSEGFRSYPRFPAADDGGVGDLAPPVRLLIEAGLRRSPSRSPSFYSFFHKSPGTLSKISRLSRSLSRRFRGGFLRRREDGDDEEDDIDVDERDSFGLPSPVVSSCSSSEWERAESSCTELATTTEEGEEEKCASEYEKTSQSSTGGSIAFHGAADAGGDGHKEEVDGEPVGCNLEMEDKPQLSPVSVMDFPYDDDDEDDDHGEEGSDPGGMCSPSFQQCLAELQRSKAELLHKIRRLEKLKTQVVVPVDLEAQFTESDSGLSHDACTERTNANTNSTSDDTATTTTAPATPRSGGERQCTDDDDQDDGHGAEQQQHGRLLARLLESVAVVAKDEITEWLLLDFFAEGVDRLRAAGKPISDREEAVLLRAAGEWARGAGQQWGVGDVVFSGWAAVADMERSRRWMCVAEERQDAGAEVEGLVMDALVDELVDDLRGAGAAAVGPELHGVAGCNVLWGR; this comes from the exons atggcggtggcggcggcggcgaggactaGGATGACGCCGTTGACGCTGCGGGACTTCCTGGAGCAGTCAAGCAGCGAAGGCTTCCGCTCGTACCcgcgcttcccggccgccgatgacggcggcgtgggggacctcgcgccgccggtgcgcCTCCTCATCGAGGCCGGGCTCCGCCGGAGCCCCTCGCGGTCGCCCTCCTTCTATTCCTTCTTCCACAAGAGCCCCGGCACGCTCTCCAAGATCTCGCGCCTCTCCAGGAGCCTCTCGCGGCGGTTCAGGGGAGGCTTCTTGAGGCGCCGCGaggatggcgacgacgaggaagacgacATTGACGTCGACGAGAGGGACTCGTTCGggctgccgtcgccggtggTGAGCAGCTGCTCCTCGTCGGAGTGGGAGCGCGCCGAGTCATCATGCACGGagctggcgacgacgacggaggagggggaggaggagaagtgTGCGTCCGAGTACGAAAAGACGTCGCAGTCAAGCACCGGCGGGAGCATCGCCTTCCATGGCGCTGCCGACGCCGGAGGAGACGGGCACAAG GAGGAGGTGGATGGCGAGCCCGTGGGGTGCAACTTGGAGATGGAGGACAAGCCACAGCTGAGCCCCGTGTCCGTTATGGATTTCCcctacgacgacgacgacgaagacgacgaccacggcgagGAAGGAAGCGATCCCGGCGGCATGTGCTCGCCGTCCTTCCAGCAATGCCTCGCCGAGCTCCAGA GATCGAAGGCGGAGCTGCTGCACAAGATCCGACGGCTGGAAAAACTCAAGACGCAGGTGGTCGTCCCCGTGGATCTCGAGGCGCAGTTCACCGAGTCGGATTCCGGGCTATCCCACGACGCGTGCACCGAGCGCACGAATGCCAACACCAACTCGACTTCTGATGAcaccgcgacgacgacgactgcgccggcgacgccacgctccggcggcgaacggcaatgcacggacgacgacgaccaagACGATGGTCACGGcgcggagcagcagcagcacggccGCTTGCTTGCGCGGCTGCTCGAGTCGGTTGCTGTTGTTGCCAAAGACGAGATCACCGAGTGGCTCCTGCTCGACTTCTTCGCCGAGGGAGTCGACCGGCTCAGGGCGGCGGGCAAGCCTATCAGCGATCGCGAGGAAGCGGTGCTGCTGCGCGCCGCCGGGGAGTGGGCGCGCGGCGCCGGACAGCAGTGGGGCGTCGGGGACGTGGTGTTCTCCGggtgggcggcggtggcggacaTGGAGCGGAGCCGGAGGTGGATGTGCGTCGCCGAGGAGAGGCAGGAcgccggcgcggaggtggaggGCCTCGTGATGGACGCACTGGTGGACGAGCTGGTCGACGACTTGCGCGGTGCTGGTGCGGCGGCAGTTGGACCGGAGTTGCACGGCGTAGCGGGGTGTAACGTTTTGTGGGGACGTTAA